The Candidatus Omnitrophota bacterium genomic sequence TAAAGCAGAGGCTCATTATGTATCGACGTGCCATGGTTTTTTTAAACCCAAATTATCGAGAAAACTGTTTGATACATGGGGAGAGAGAGTAGTCGCGATAAGTGAGCCTGTAAAGGCCCATCTGGAAAGAGATTTTGGTATAAATTCAGAACGCATAGGGCTTATACATAACGGAGTCGATATGGATAAATTCTCGAAAAATTTTTCGAACGACGAAATATCCAAACTAAAAAGATCAATAACGCTTAAAGAAGGCCCTGTAGTGGGGACTATTGGCAGGCTCTCCTCTGTTAAAGGCCAGAAATTTCTTATTGAGGCGATGAAGAACGTGATTTCTAAAAATAATCTGGCGCAATGTCTTATCATAGGTGAGGGGCCGGAAGAAGATGAATTGAAAAAGTTGGCCGTTGATTTGGGCATAGAAAATAACGTAAAATTCGCGGGCCCTATCTATAAAGACGCTAATATGTATCTTGCATGCATGGATGTATTTGTGCTGCCTTCGATAAAAGAGGGGCTGGGCCTTGCGCTGCTCGAGGCGATGGCCGCCGCAAGACCGTGCGTAGCATCAGATATAGGCGGAATAAGGGATATAGTTAAGGACAGGGATAATGGCATGCTCGTCCCTGTGGCCGATATCAGCGCGATGGCAGATTCTATATCGAAACTTTTGAGTGATAAGGCCGCCGCGATGCGGCTTGGGCAAAATGGAAGAGAGTTTGTGAAAGAAAATTTCTCAATTACCGTTATGGCTGAAAAGATGAGCAGGCTCTACAGGGAGGTAGTAAGTGGCAAACAGTAAGAAGCGCATATTATTAGTTGCCGCTACTACAATAGCAGTCCTGTTAATTGCCTCGATAGGTTATGTTGATGTAAAATCTTCCTCGGTCGTTCCGATATTAATGTACCATTCTTTTGAGGTTGAGGATCCCGGAACCACGCCCAATGTTACGCCCGAAATATTCCGTAAGCAGATAGAGTTTTTTGTTAAACATAAATATAATATAGTAGGTCTGGACAAGGTTGTAGTTTATATGACAAAAAAAGAAAAGATGCCTTCAAGGGCAGTCGCTATAACAGTTGATGACGGCTTGCGCAGTTTTTATAAAAATGCTTATCCTATATTAAAAGAGTACGGTGTGCATGCCGCGCTCTTTATGGCTGCGGATCGCGTAGGAGAGCCGGGTTATATGAGCTGGAAAGAGTTGCGCGAAGTCTCCGATTCAGGCTTAGTTATGGTTGAAAGCCACACGGCGTCGCATCCATGGCTTCCGACTATTTCTGTTGATGAAAAAAAACTGCATGAAGAAATTATAGGCTCTAAGGAGATTTTTGAGTACGGGCTACGAAAAAAAGTGGACTATATATGTTATCCTAACGGCGGATTCAATGACCTGGTAAAGGAGACGGCAAGATTGGCAGGGTACGAGGGTGCCTTTACAACCAATCCGGATAAGAAAAGCGCGATCAATGATATATACGCGATAAGACGGCTTAAGATGTCATCGTCGTCCAGGACCCCTCTGGTGATTTGGGGCAAGGTAAACAGATTTTATGCTTGGTGGAAGGAGACCAGATGGTAGGCGGTAGTAAAAAAATACTTATAGTAAACGTGAACTGGATAGGGGACGTAATATTTTCGACTCCGTTTATAAAGACCATCCGCGACGCCTATCCGGATAGCTATATAGCCTGCCTTTTACATCCGCGCTGTATCGATGTGTTGAAAGACAACCCGCGTATCGACGAGATAATAATCTACGATGAAGAAGGCGCGCACAAAGGCCTTATCGGTAAATTAAAATTAATAGCTTACTTAAGAAAGAAGAGATTTGATATAGCGTTTATACTGCACAGGTCATTTACAAAAGCGCTTATAACGTTTTTAGCTGCGGTTAAAGAGCGGGTAGGATATCCTACCAAGAAGCGCGGCATGTTTTTAACTAAACTTGTGGAGATTTCGGATGAAGAGATCCACAAGGTAGAGTATTTTCTTAATTTAGCCAGAGCATACGGGATAGCGGTAGGCGATGTCGCGTATGAATTTTTCGTAAAACAGTCAGACCGGCAAAAGATAAAGCAGTTTTTAAATGAAAATGGTATAGGCGATAAAGATCTTCTAATAGTGCTTTGCCCGGGCGGTAACTGGAATCCTAAAAGGTGGCCAAGGGAAAATTTCGCGCAATTAGCCGATATATTTATAGAAAGACTTAACGCGAAGGTGGTAATATCCGGAGCGAAAAAGGATATCGCGCTGGCAGAAGATATAGGAAGATCAATGAAGAATAGGCCGGTCATTTCCTGCGGCAAAACAGATTTAAAAGGGCTGGGAGCTTTGATGGAGCGCGCAAACCTGGTAGTGGCAAATGATACGGGTCCTATGCACATTGCCGTAGCGATGAAAAGTAATGTTATAGCGTTATTCGGGCCGACATCCGCTGGGCTTACGGGCCCTTACGGGAAGGGCAGTTATAACGTAATCTCGAAAAACGAAGAATGCGACGTCCCTTGTTATGATATGACATGCACAGATAACCGTTGTATGGCGCTTATAAAACCGGAAGACGTGTTTAAGGAAGCCCTAAAATTAATTAAACCATGAAAATAGATAAAGATCAGATAAAGCGAATACTCGTTATAACTTTGAGCAACATAGGCGATATTATTCTTACCACGCCTGTTATAAGGACGCTTTCAAAAGAGTTTCCATCTTCAAGAATAGATGTGATGGTAGGGCCAAATGGCAGAGATATTTTTAATAAGGATCCGCGGATCTTTAAGCTGGTCATATATGATAAGCATATATCTATAGTCGAAAAGAGAAGGCTGCAGTTAAAATTAAAGAGGTTAAAATATGATCTCGTAGTCGATCTAAAGAATACGGCCTTTCCTATTTTGCTGATGCCAAAGTATAGAACCAGCTCTATGCAGACATTTCCCAAAAGCATTATCCATAAAAAAGAAAAACACCTGTATAGGCTTCACCCGCTTGGGATGCAGAATATCAAGGAAGATTCATATATTTACATTCCGCAAGAGGATGAAAGATATGTGCAGAACCTGCTGGCGGAGTGTAATATATCCGATCCTATAGTTGTTATCAATCCGGGCGCTAAGAGCCACCTTAAAAGATGGACGGCCGAGGGATTTGCCAGTGTCGCGGATAGGCTGGCCAGCGAAAGCAGTGCGAGCATTGTCTTCATAGGCATGGGAGAAGACGGCGGGGTTGTTAGCGAAGTAACTAGAAGGATGAAGGGCAAATTTTATAACTTTACGAACAAGACCAATATAAGGCAGTTGGCGGCATTATTGAAAAGAGCGAAATTGCTGATAACAAACGATAGTGCGCCATTACATCTGGGTTGCACTATGGGAACAAGGGTATTGGCCATATTCGGCCCAACCGATCCTAAAAAATACGGCCCAACGGGAGAGCTTGACGCGGTTATCAATAAAAAGTTGTTTTGTTCCCCCTGCGAAAGTGCTGTATGTAAGTATAATCACGAATGTATGAAACTGATTTCGCCGGACGAGGTCTATGACTTTGCAAAGATGATGGTGGAAGGATATGAGTAAAATCCCAAATCCCAAATCCCAAATTACAAAGTACAAAAAAATTCTTATTGTCAGGACGGATAAGATAGGGGACCTTGTTCTATCCACACCTGTTATAAAGGCCGTGCGCGACGCGTATCCGGATAGCTACATAGCGGCGGTCGTCAGGCCTTACGCGCATGAAGTAATTAAGGGCAATCCGTATCTAAACGAGGTTATAACATATGAGAAGTCAAAAAAAGGCATGAGCATCTTAAGTGACCTCAAATTTATATTAGGGTTAAGAAAAAAGAAATTCGATCTGGCGTTTATACTTCACCCAAAAAACAGGACGCACATAATAATGTTTCTGGCCGGAATTCCCAAAAGGATAGGCTACGACAAAAAGCTTGGGATTCTTTTGACGAAGAGGATCCCGCATCTGAAGGAATATGGGCTGAAACACGAAATAGACTATACGCTCGATATAGTGCGTTATGCGGGTATTGAACCAAAAGAGAAGACCCTGCATGTGACCGCGGATGGGGCCGCAGAAAAAAAAGTGGACGATATTTTTGCCAAGAGCGGCATATCCAAGGACAATATGGTGATAGCGGTACATCCCGGCGCAAGTTGTCTTTCAAAAAAATGGAAAGTAGAGCGTTTTGCGAAGGTAGCGGATTCACTCGCCGAAAAGTATAATGCGAAGATTGTTATAATAGCAGGGTCTGTGGACAAAAAACTTGGAGACAGGACGGCGGAGCTGATGATTTCCGGCAATGTGAACCTGTCGGGCAAGACCACCGTATCGGATGTCGTAAGCGTGTTAAAGCGTTCGAACCTATTTATATCGAATGATTCAGGCCCAGTACATATAGCCTGCGCTGTGGGAACGCCGACAATATCTATATTCGGACGAAATGACAGAGGGCTTTCGCCGCAGCGCTGGAGGCCCATAGGCAAGAAAGACATAGCTTTGCATAAGGATGTCGGATGCAAATTATGCCTTGCCCATAACTGCAAGCGCGGCTTCGCGTGCCTGGAAGCTATAAGCGTAGATGACGTGCTTGCCGCCGCGCAAACAATATTGCGTTGACGAGGCTCGACGCCTTGTGATAAGATATTGATTCTTTAAGGATGTATTTAATGCAAAAGAGAGTAGACCTATCCAAAATAAGGACCATACGCCTTGATACTCGCAAGTGCAAGGTGTCCGTGAAGGACTTTGCGCACCTTGTAAAAAAGGGGTCGAGTTTTAAAGATTTTTACAATTCATTGCCCGCTATTCTCGCCGCCAATAATTTTAAAACTGTAGTAGACGATATCATTGCCGCCCACAAAAAGAAGAAGATGGTTATATTTATGATGGGCGCGCATGTAATAAAGTGCGGCCTGTCGCCGTTGGTCATAGACCTGATGAAGCGTGGTGTTGTAAGAGCAGTCGCGTTAAATGGAGCCGGCATAATACATGATACCGAGGTCGCTATGATAGGCAGGACGAGCGAAGATGTCGGTGAGGGCATAGTTGACGGCTCGTTCGGCATGGCGGAAGATACAGCTTCGTTTATCAACGGCTCGATAAACTATGGGTTTAGAAACGGCGTTGGTATAGGAGAGGCCCTTGGCAGCCGAATATTGAAGTCAAAATTTTCGTGCAAAGGTTTAAGCATTTTGGCGGAAGGTTACAGATTAGGCATACCGGTAACGGCTCATGTAGCGATAGGAACAGACATAATACACCAGCATCCCAGTGCGGTAGGGATGGCTATAGGAGAGGGGTCGCTTCTTGACTTCAAAAACTTTATCTACAGCGTTTCAAAGCTTGATGGAGGCGTGGCCGCCAATATCGGTTCGGCCGTGATTTTACCCGAAGTATTCTTAAAAGCGGTAACAGTCGCCAGAAATTTAGGATACAAGGTAGATAAATTTACGACGGCAAGTTTTGATATGATTAGCCAGTACAGGGTGCATCAGAATGTCATATCCAGGCCGACATCAAAGGGCGGCAAAGGGTACAGCATTATAGGGCATCATGAAATAATGATTCCGCTGCTTCACAGATCGATAATAGAAAAGATATAAAATTATGGAAAAACAGAATTTCAACAAGCTGAAACAGATAGTATCAAATTTTAAGGACGCGAACGTTCTGGTCATAGGCGACCTTATTCTTGACGAATTTATATGGGGAGACGTTTCCCGCATATCTCCCGAAGCGCCTGTGCCGGTGGTGTGGGTCAGACGTGAAAGTTTCATGCCCGGAGGGGCGTCAAATGTCGCGAATAATTTGAGAAGTTTGGGTGCGCACACCTTCATAGCCGGAGTGATCGGCGATGATGAAAGGGGCGCTATACTCAAGGGAGAGCTTGAGCAGAAAGGCATCGATACCGGCGGTATAGTCGTGGATGAGTCCAGGCCGACCACTCTAAAGACGCGCGTTGTCGCCCATCACCAGCAGGTTGTTAGAATAGATAAGGAGAAAAAGGACGCGTTAAGCGACGTGATGATATCGCGTATCATCGATTATACTAAAAAGATAATAGACAGTATAGACGCGGTTATAATCGAGGACTATGGCAAAGGAGTCATAACTCCTAAGCTGCTGAAGAGTATAGTGCCGTTAGCCAGATCGCGAAAAAAGATAATATCTGTCGACCCCAAAGAGGAACATCTGAAATATTATCAGGGGATAAGCCTTATCACTCCGAATAATCATGAGGCGTCCAAGGCCGTTGGCTTTGAAATAAAAGATAACGCGACATTAAAAAAGGCCGGTGAGGCCATGCTCAAAAAATTCAAATGCAAAATAGCCCTGATAACACTGGGCGAGAATGGTATGGCGGTTTTTCAGAAGGATAAACCTATGAAGCATATACCTACGGTGGCGCAGGAAGTATTCGATGTGTCCGGCGCGGGAGATACAGTGATAGCCTCTTATACGCTTGCGCTCGCGTCCGGAGCGAGTCCTGTGCAGGCGGCGCATATTTCTAACTGCGCGGGCGGCATTGTTGTCGGCAAGGTAGGTATCGCGGTTGTAACGCCGGATGAATTGATAGATAGAGTAAGAAAAGAATCCGGAATAATAAATAATTAAAAATCGGAGGAGTCAGTAAAAGTGAAAGCTATAGGGGTAATACCCGCAAGATGGGGTTCCACAAGATTTGAAGGTAAGGTACTGGCGGATCTTCTGGGTAAGCCGGTGATACAGCATGTTTGGGAGAGCGCGAAAAAGGCGAAGACGCTGGACGACCTTGTTGTTGCGTGTGATGATGAGCGCATAATGAAGGTTGTGCAGGAGTTCGGCGGGAAAGCGGTCTATACGTCCGTCGACCAGCCGTCCGGCACCGACCGGCTCGCGGAAGTAGTGAACCCTCTGGACGTGAAGATAGCGGTAAATATACAGGGCGATGAGCCGCTTGTTAAGCCCATCATGATAGATAATCTCGTGATGGCTCTTGAAGATGAGAAGACCGCGCAGATGGCGACTATGGTAAAGAAGATAGAAGACGAAGAAGAGCTTACGAATTCAAATGTGGTAAAGGCTATCTTTGATAAGAATGGATACGCGATATATTTTTCGCGTTACGCTATACCGTATAATAGGACAAACAGCGTCGATAAAGATAAGAAGCCGGTATATTATAAACATATAGGCATGTACGCGTTTACCAAGGACTTTTTATTCACATTCAGAAATCTGCCTAAATCATCTCTCGAAAACGCGGAAAAACTTGAACAGCTGCGCGTGCTGGAGTATGGTTACAAGATAAAGATAGTTGAAACGAAGTTCGATACAATCGGTGTTGATACGCATGAAGATCTGTTGAGAGTAAAAGAGATGATGTTGTCTGAAAGATACTAAAGGTAAAATATAATGCAGTCTACCAAAGAGATAAAGATAGGCAATGTAAAGATAGGGGCGGGTAATCCGCTTGTCCTTATCGCGGGGCCATGTGTTATAGAATCCGAATCAAGCGCCGTAAGGCACGCGAAGGCGTTAAAAGATGTAACGAGGCGGCTTGGAGTGCCTTTTATATTCAAATCAAGTTACGATAAAGCGAATAGATCCTCCGTGAATTCATTCAGGGGCCCCGGACTTAAGAAGGGATTGAAGATACTGCATAAGATAAAAGAGGAATTGGCCCTACCCATCCTTTCCGATGTACACTGCAAGGAAGAGGTTAGGGAAGCTTCAAAGGTGCTGGACGTAATCCAGATACCGGCTTTTCTCTCAAGACAGACGGATCTGATATTGGCGGCGGCCAATACAGGCAAAGTAGTCAATATAAAGAAGGGGCAGTTCTTAGCGCCCTGGGACATGCGCAATGTAGTTAAGAAGATAGAGTCGAGCGGAAACAAAAAGATAATTCTTACCGAAAGGGGAGTAAGCTTCGGTTATAATAATCTTGTAAGTGATTTCAGGTCTGTGCTGATAATGAAAGAGATGGGTTATCCGGTTGTATACGACGCGACTCACTCTGTCCAGATGCCGGGGGGGTTAGGGGATAAATCCGGCGGTGAAAGCAAATTCATACCATATCTATCGATGGCCGCGGTTGCCTGCGGTGTCGATGGTATCTTTATAGAGGTACACGAAAATCCTTCAAAGTCATTGAGTGACGGTCCCAATATGGTAAAGCTCTCCGAGCTTGAAAAAATACTGATGAAGTTAAAGAAGATAGAAAGGGCGGCAAGATAATGGCTAAAAGAATAGCCAAAAATGTCCTTACGATAGAACGCGACGCTTTATCTGATCTGATAAAGAGGATAGACTCCGGTTTTGAAAAGGCTGTAAACGCCTTGTATAAAACAAAAGGGCGCGTGATAGTCACGGGAATGGGCAAGCCCGGTTTTATCGCGCAGAAGATATCGGCAACACTCTCTTCTACCGGCACACCTTCGCTGTATCTGCATCCGGCAGAAGCGTTGCACGGCGACTTAGGTAGAGTGACGAAGGAAGATATTATACTGGCGCTTTCAAATAGCGGCGAGACGGATGAAATAATCAAATTTTTACCTATTGTGAAGAAGATAGGCGCGAAATTGATCGCTATGGTCGGAAATACAAAATCCACACTCGCGAAGAACGCGGATTATATTATAAATACCTCGGTAAAGAGAGAGGCGTGTTCGTTAGGACTGGCTCCCACAACATCGACCACAGCAATGCTCGCCATGGGAGACGCTCTTGCGGTAGCCCTGCTTGATAAAAAAGGTTTTAAGGAGAATGATTTTGCTTTCTTTCACCCGGGAGGGATACTGGGCAAGAGGTTATTGTTAAGCGTAGGCGATATCATGAGGAAGGGCAGCGATAACCCTATAGTTAACGAGAATTGCCCTGTCAAAAGAGTTTTGCTTGCTATAACAAAGGCACGCGCGGGAAGCGCAAGCGTGGTTGATTTTAAGGGTAAGCTGATCGGAATATTTACCGACGGTGACTTAAGAAGGCACATAGAAGGCCAACCCGATCTTATTAATAAAAAAGTCAGGGACGTCATGACTAAAAATCCGGTAACTATAAGCAAAGACAGGCTGGCGGCGGAAGCCTTTGATATACTCCGATCAAAAAAGATAGACGAAATTCCGGTTGTCGATAACAAAAAGCGGCCTGTTGGATTGTTAGATGTGCAGGATCTGCTTAAAGCAGGGCTCGTATGATAAGTAAAGAGATCGTGGAAAAAGCGAAGCGCGTGAAGATGCTTATCAGCGACATAGACGGTGTTATGACCGACGGCCGTATAGTATACAGCATTTACGGCGATGAACTGAAATTTTTTGATGTCACAGACGGTTTCGGTATGTCGCTTTTGAACAGGGCCGGCATAAAGACCGTCATAATGACCGCGAAAAAATCCAGGATAGTGAAGATGCGCGGCCGCGATTTAAAGGTGGCAAGAGTGTATGCCGGGTTCCTGGATAAGATGATACCTTTTAACGACCTATTAAAAAGATTCAAGATTAATCCCGAAGAGATATGTTTTATAGGGGATGACCTAATAGACCTTCCGGTATTGAAGAGGGTGGGCTTTGCCGTATCTGTGCCAAACGCTATGGAAGAGGTAAAAGTAGCCGCGCACTACGTTACCTCAAAATCAGGCGGACGCGGCGCTGTGCGCGAAGTCTGCAATCTTATCTTAAAGAGCCAGGACAAGTGGGACCAGGCCACAGCCAAATACTTCAAGTAGCATCCATCCGCCTTGACATTGTAACCTTATTATTATATATTTATATGGTTTATGAAATATAAGTATAGGAGGTATTATCTATATTACCTCGGAAGGGTTGCCGCGTTTTTAGTATATTTACTGCCTATGAGCGTCAGTTCGGCGATTGCCGCTTTTTTCGGCAGATGCGCGTTTTTCCTTCTTCCCAAATATAGAGATATAGCCATAGATAACCTTACTCACGCTTTTGGCGCGGAAAAGACACCGCGCCAGATTAAGGATATCGCGATTAAGGTATTTGAAAATCTCGGCAGAAACGCCGCCGAGCTTATCAATTTTCCGAAGATAAAAGAAGATAATATAGACCGCTTTGTTAGCGTAGAAGGCCTTGATACTGTAGACGGATCTTTCGCAAGAGGTAAGGGTACCATAATACTGGCATCCCACTTCGGTAATTGGGAGCTTTTGGGGCTGACATTCCGCGTTAAAGGCTATCCGGGCTCTACCATAGGCCGGAAGATATATTTTTATAAATACGACAACTGGCTTAATAACCTGCGAAGGGCGCGGGATATCAATGTCATCTACCGTGATGAGTCGCCAAGGAAGATGCTAAGGGTGCTGAAGGATAACAAGATACTTGGCATAGTCGCGGACCAGGATGTTGATTCGGTCGAAGGCGTATTCGTGAATTTTTTCGGGAGGCCCGCTTATACACCAGTGGGTCCGGCGGTGTTGGCTCAAGCTACAGGAGCCAGCCTGATACCGACTTTTGTGATCCGCGAAGGCAATCGTCACCGTTTTGTTGTAGAAAAACCGGTAGAATTGATAAATACCGGAAATAAAGAGGCGGATATAGTAACGAATACTCAAAAATGGTCGGATGTTGTAGAATCGTACATAAGACGCTACCCGGAACAGTGGGTATGGGTGCATAAACGCTGGAAGACCAAAAAAGAAAGTTAAAATGAAAAAATATTTATTATTAGGATTGCTTATAACGGCCTTTATATCCACCGGCTGCGGCAAGAAAGAACCGCCCAGGGTGGAAGACGCCGCGTCTTCGAGCGATACTCAAGAGGCAAGCTCTTCCGGAGCGAAAAAAGACGGTGTAGAGCATAAGGTGCTTTCTTTTAACCTCGAAGGCCTTACCGACAAGGGAGAAAAGAAGTGGGAGGTTATAGGCAGGACAGCCCGCTCCATATCAGAAAATGAGATAAGGCTGGGCGATATTATCGCTAAGACATATGGCGATCAGGAAGCTGTTATAACCGCGGATCAGGGTGTATACGATAAATCGAAGAATAATGTCAGGCTTGAAAAGAATGTAAAGGCGACTATAGAGAATGCCGGTTCGGTAATGAAAGATCAGATAGGTTTTCCGATAGATACTGTCGCTTCAGAAAAAAAAGATCTTCCAGGTAACAGGAAGAAGATAGTGATTACCTGTGACGGAGAGGTGGAATTCGATTATGCAAAGAACCTGGCGTATTTCAGGAAGAACGTAAAAGTAAGAAGTGAAGACGGTGACATAGACGCGGACAGGATAACCGTTAATCTGGATCCGAAGACGAAGAAGATAAACGATATAGTTGCTGATGGGCGGGTAAAGATCACGCAGAAAGAGAATGTGGCCTACAGCGACAACGCTAAATATAGCGAAGCGGATAAGAAAGTTCTATTGAGCGGAAGCCCCAAGATAGAGATGGCTCAAGACACCGGTGATAGTTTTGTAAAAGACAGATTCCCAGAGAGGTAAAATATGCATCTATTAGAAACGACCGGTTTGGTAAAGGTGTATGGTAAAAGGTGCGTCGTTGATTCTGTAGATATAAATGTCAAGAGGGGCGAAGTTGTTGGGTTGCTCGGCCCAAACGGCGCCGGCAAAACTACCACATTTTATATGATAACCGGCCTGATACAACCTGACCGGGGCAGAATAATATTTGACAGGCAGGATATTACCGGTACGCCGATGCATATACGCGCGCGTTCCGGGATAGGGTATCTATCCCAGGAGCCGTCCATATTCAGAAAACTGACCGTTGAAGAAAATATCATGGCCGTTTTAGAGACGCTCGATTTTTCTCCCCGCGAAAGAAAAAGAAGATGTGATGAGTTATTGGGTGAGCTTAAAATAAGCCACTTGAGGAAGAACATGGCATATACGCTTTCGGGCGGAGAGAAGAGGCGTGTTGAGATAACGAGGGCGCTGGTAACGAATCCTATGTTTATTCTTCTGGACGAACCTTTTAGCGGCATAGACCCGATAGCCGTGGGCGAGTGCCAGGAGATAATAAAAGAGTTGCGCGACAA encodes the following:
- a CDS encoding lysophospholipid acyltransferase family protein, with amino-acid sequence MKYKYRRYYLYYLGRVAAFLVYLLPMSVSSAIAAFFGRCAFFLLPKYRDIAIDNLTHAFGAEKTPRQIKDIAIKVFENLGRNAAELINFPKIKEDNIDRFVSVEGLDTVDGSFARGKGTIILASHFGNWELLGLTFRVKGYPGSTIGRKIYFYKYDNWLNNLRRARDINVIYRDESPRKMLRVLKDNKILGIVADQDVDSVEGVFVNFFGRPAYTPVGPAVLAQATGASLIPTFVIREGNRHRFVVEKPVELINTGNKEADIVTNTQKWSDVVESYIRRYPEQWVWVHKRWKTKKES
- a CDS encoding LptA/OstA family protein, translating into MKKYLLLGLLITAFISTGCGKKEPPRVEDAASSSDTQEASSSGAKKDGVEHKVLSFNLEGLTDKGEKKWEVIGRTARSISENEIRLGDIIAKTYGDQEAVITADQGVYDKSKNNVRLEKNVKATIENAGSVMKDQIGFPIDTVASEKKDLPGNRKKIVITCDGEVEFDYAKNLAYFRKNVKVRSEDGDIDADRITVNLDPKTKKINDIVADGRVKITQKENVAYSDNAKYSEADKKVLLSGSPKIEMAQDTGDSFVKDRFPER
- the lptB gene encoding LPS export ABC transporter ATP-binding protein yields the protein MHLLETTGLVKVYGKRCVVDSVDINVKRGEVVGLLGPNGAGKTTTFYMITGLIQPDRGRIIFDRQDITGTPMHIRARSGIGYLSQEPSIFRKLTVEENIMAVLETLDFSPRERKRRCDELLGELKISHLRKNMAYTLSGGEKRRVEITRALVTNPMFILLDEPFSGIDPIAVGECQEIIKELRDKGLGILLTDHNVRETLTICDRSYLMADGRILISGPKEDLISNPRAREIYLGEKFTM